CCAGGTTCCAGTACTCGACGTAGCGGTTGCACTCGCAGCCCGGCCCGCAGTCGGGCTTGCCGCAGCCGTACTCTGGTCCGTAGTCCCAGTAGAGCTCGGAGCTGGGACCGCAGGCGCCGGTCCGGCCCGCCGGACCCCAGAAGTTGTCTTCTTCGCCCAGGCGGACGACGCGCTCGGCGGGTAGGCCGACGACCGCGGTCCACAGGCGGTGGGCCTCGTCGTCGTCGGTGTAGACGGCGGCGTAGATGCGCGACGGGTCCATGCCGTAGACCTTCGTCGACAGCTCCCAGGCCCAGCGGACGGCCTCCTCCTTGAAGTAGTCGCCGAAGGAGAAGTTGCCCAGCATCTCGAAGAAGGTATGGTGACGCGGTGTCCGGCCGACGTTCTCCAGGTCGCTCAGGCGGAAGCACTTCTGCAGCGAGCAGGCCCGCGGCGGCTCGAAGGGCACCGGGGCCAGGCCGGCGAAGTAGGGCTTGAACTGGACCATCCCCGCCGAGTTGAACAGCAGGGTCGGATCGTCCCGCGGAACCAGGGGGGCCGAGGGGACCTCGGTGTGGCCGCGCTCGATGAAGAAGTCCAGATAGGTGCGCTTGATCTCGTGGCTGGTGGGCATTGTTATCGCTGGGGGTTGGGGGTGGTGTCCGTGACGGGGGGTGATTATAGCACGCGGGGCGGGATAATGCGGGGGCGGGGCGCGGCGCGTCCGCCGGGCGGCTTATCTTTGCCGTACGTAGGGCGGGGGCTCCGCCCCCCGCCGCGAATGTCAAAGGGGCGCGGTTCGGCCTTGGCGAATAAACGGCAGGGACGCCAGTCCCCGCCCTACAGGACTGGCGATTTACGGCGGGGGCGACCCCGCCGTTGCTAAACATCCTTGTAGGACGCCCCCGGCCGGTATACCGTCGGGGCGGGTTAAATCTCGCCCGTGTGCCGCTATATCAACAACTCGTTACCGATCGACGACCCGCCCGACGACCATCCGGCGGCTGAGCGCCGCGCCTTGCGTCTCCAGGCGCAGCAGATAGACCCCGGCTGATGCAGCGGCGCAGTTCCAGGCGACCTCGTGCCGCCCGGCGGGCAGCTCGCCCTCGCTCAGGGTCGTCACCCGCCGCCCGGCCAGGTCGTAAACGGCCAAGCTGACGCGCTGGGCCTCGGGCAGCGTGAAGGCGACGCTGACGCTTCCCGACGCCGGGTTGGGATACGGTTCATCGAGGCTCAGCCGCTGCGTCTGCTCCGGCACGACGACGGCCGCCGTCGGCCCAAATCTTTTTACATAGCCATCGCTATCCGTTGCCTCTATCCAATATACGTAGCTCCCGCCGGGGGACACGTCCCGATCCAGCCAGCGGCGGGTCGCGCCGTCCAGCGAGCCGCTGACGGCGACAGGATTCTCCGCGCCCCGCAGCACCCGGAAGGCGGCGGGAAGCTCGACGTCCACGGCCCAGACGACGATTACACCGTCATCGGCGGGCGACGCCGCCAGCTCGACGCCGTCGAGGCCGACATCATGGGGTACGTAGAAGCTCCAGGTCTCATTGGACCAGGTCTCTTCGTAGCCGTCCCAGGCCCGGACCTTCCAGTGGTAGATGGTGTCCGGGTCCAGCTCGGCGTCGCTGAACTGGTACTCGGAGTCGATCAGGCCGGTGAGCTCTTCGTGAGGATCGAAGTCGTACTCGGTGGAATACCAGAGGTCGTAACTGACGGTGGGATAGTCCGGGGCGTCCTCCCAGTCGCACAGGGGAAAGGCTTCCACGGCGGAACCGTCACTGGGAGACAGCAGCGAAAAGGCCGGGGGAGGGGTGTTGTACCAGGCGTATTTGAGAATATGGCCGTCATCGTCGTAATAGGAAATGCAAGGCTTGTCGGCGTCATCGAGCGCCAGGGAGGTGTATCTGCCTGCATTTCCGCCCGATTCAACCGTCTCGAAGACCCAGTTCGAGCCGTTCCAGTGGGCGTAATCGAGTTCGTAGTTTGAGCTGTTAGAGTTGTCAGAGTAAGAGATGTGAGGATTGTCGCTGGAATCCAGCCTCAGTGATGTGTAAAAACCTACATAACCTGCCGAATCCACTGTCT
This genomic stretch from Candidatus Coatesbacteria bacterium harbors:
- a CDS encoding T9SS type A sorting domain-containing protein, with translation MKQLLLLLLALVFVLPVTADQWCLETVDSSGYLGTYASLALDSRGSTHISYFDVVGINLKYAQWSDSSWTIETVDSAGEVGQFTSLALDSSGNPHISYFDDTNDDLKYARWNGSSWEMETVDAAGEVGQYTSLALDYSDNPHISYYDWTNKDLKYARWNGSSWVIETVDAADRVGSHTSLALDESSNPHISYYDSEYDDLKYARWNGASWQIETVDSGGNVGLYTSLDIDSSGNPHISYHYYSGWDLKYARWNGASWEIETVDSAGYVGFYTSLRLDSSDNPHISYSDNSNSSNYELDYAHWNGSNWVFETVESGGNAGRYTSLALDDADKPCISYYDDDGHILKYAWYNTPPPAFSLLSPSDGSAVEAFPLCDWEDAPDYPTVSYDLWYSTEYDFDPHEELTGLIDSEYQFSDAELDPDTIYHWKVRAWDGYEETWSNETWSFYVPHDVGLDGVELAASPADDGVIVVWAVDVELPAAFRVLRGAENPVAVSGSLDGATRRWLDRDVSPGGSYVYWIEATDSDGYVKRFGPTAAVVVPEQTQRLSLDEPYPNPASGSVSVAFTLPEAQRVSLAVYDLAGRRVTTLSEGELPAGRHEVAWNCAAASAGVYLLRLETQGAALSRRMVVGRVVDR